One Tamlana carrageenivorans genomic region harbors:
- a CDS encoding C45 family autoproteolytic acyltransferase/hydolase: MNKKIGLLHNVLSLACIMLVLPSCGVSSSLQDVPYVSDYNDSIPKRIQKNDSSFVLGNNRLNKNKQGLWELYVEGDPYERGLITGSLTRELFQNQERYFLSKIEDLVPSETNQKFLQRFVAWYNRKMYLHIDNEYKSEIYGLSKYALNAGTVFTSPYLRCLYFHGAHDIGHALQDLALVGCSSFAVWNDKTKDGSLIIGRNFDFYAGDDFAKDKIIAFTNPKTGYKFMSISWGGMIGVVSGMNEHGLTVTINAGKSKVPLIAKTPISIVNREILQYATNIEEAIAIAKKREVFVSESIFVGSAADNKAIIIEVSPDNFGVFEATNSNQIICSNHFQSDAYAEDKINQKHMVESHSLYRYQRMEQLLNAEDKLTPQKAVAILRNKEGLNGKSIGYGNEKALNQLLAHHAVVFKPKERLVWVSSNPYQLGEFVAYNLNDVFKHPEKQGYASARLNIEKDPFQYTEAYKNYERYRVLKAQVLKALNTNETLNFSVLHNLQSANPNFWEAHYLTGLYYFKNDFDMAALKAFKKAKTKEVTTVTDLENINSYIKKLNRKLGL; this comes from the coding sequence ATGAATAAAAAAATAGGGTTACTACATAACGTTTTGAGTTTGGCTTGCATCATGTTGGTTTTACCTTCCTGTGGTGTTTCCAGCTCGTTGCAGGATGTGCCCTATGTTAGCGATTATAACGATTCAATCCCTAAACGCATCCAAAAAAATGATTCTTCATTTGTTTTGGGAAACAACAGGTTAAACAAAAACAAACAAGGTTTATGGGAGTTGTATGTAGAAGGCGACCCCTACGAAAGAGGGTTAATAACAGGAAGCCTAACCAGAGAATTGTTTCAAAATCAAGAACGCTATTTCCTTTCTAAAATAGAAGACTTAGTTCCTTCCGAAACCAATCAAAAATTCTTGCAACGTTTTGTGGCTTGGTACAACCGTAAAATGTATTTACATATTGATAATGAATACAAATCTGAAATTTACGGCCTATCAAAATACGCCTTAAACGCGGGTACAGTTTTCACCTCACCCTATTTAAGATGCCTTTATTTTCATGGTGCTCACGATATTGGACACGCCCTACAAGACCTCGCCTTGGTTGGTTGTTCCTCTTTTGCCGTTTGGAACGACAAAACCAAGGACGGCAGCCTTATTATAGGTAGAAACTTCGATTTTTATGCAGGCGACGACTTTGCCAAAGACAAAATTATCGCCTTCACAAACCCCAAAACAGGTTATAAATTCATGTCCATTTCATGGGGTGGTATGATAGGTGTCGTTTCAGGCATGAACGAGCACGGCCTTACCGTAACCATAAACGCCGGAAAATCGAAAGTACCACTAATCGCTAAAACCCCAATTTCTATAGTAAACCGAGAGATATTGCAGTACGCCACCAACATAGAAGAGGCCATTGCCATAGCTAAAAAACGAGAGGTTTTTGTTTCAGAATCTATTTTCGTGGGTAGCGCAGCAGACAATAAAGCGATTATTATTGAGGTTTCTCCCGATAATTTTGGGGTTTTTGAAGCCACTAACAGCAATCAAATTATTTGTTCTAACCATTTTCAAAGTGACGCTTACGCGGAAGACAAAATAAACCAAAAACACATGGTTGAAAGTCATTCGCTGTACCGCTACCAACGTATGGAGCAACTTTTAAATGCTGAAGACAAATTAACTCCACAAAAAGCGGTGGCCATTTTAAGAAACAAAGAAGGCCTTAACGGAAAATCTATAGGTTATGGAAACGAAAAAGCGCTTAATCAGCTGCTTGCCCATCATGCTGTGGTATTTAAACCCAAAGAAAGACTAGTTTGGGTATCGTCTAACCCCTATCAGTTGGGTGAATTTGTCGCTTATAATTTAAACGATGTATTTAAACATCCTGAAAAACAAGGCTATGCAAGTGCTCGCTTAAACATTGAAAAAGATCCGTTTCAATATACCGAAGCTTATAAAAATTACGAACGCTACAGAGTCCTAAAAGCACAGGTTTTAAAAGCCCTTAATACAAATGAAACATTAAATTTCTCGGTGCTTCATAACTTACAATCGGCTAACCCAAACTTTTGGGAGGCGCATTATCTTACAGGACTTTATTATTTTAAAAACGATTTTGATATGGCCGCCTTAAAAGCCTTCAAAAAAGCTAAAACCAAGGAAGTGACAACCGTTACCGATCTTGAAAATATAAATAGCTATATTAAAAAATTAAACAGAAAACTAGGTTTATGA
- a CDS encoding cupin-like domain-containing protein, whose amino-acid sequence MGTFKTTPITRVKNISKADFIKYYYKPQRPVLIENLTADWPAFEKWSLDYIQDRAGDQVVPLYNNKPAKGKQSVYAPVKEIKLKEYIEILKTEPTDLRIFFYNILDSMPELLKDFKYPDIGLKFFKRLPALFFGGGKSKVFMHYDIDLPDSMHFHFHGNKSVTLFSQEQSKYLYQVPFSIHNIDKIDMDNPDFTSYPALQYAEGIQADMKHGDALYMPSGYWHYIKYLDGGFSMTLRALPKRPKKFATMLYNVFIMRHFDNMMRHFYGQKWLDYKEKLSIKKAEKTLKKQG is encoded by the coding sequence ATGGGAACATTTAAAACAACCCCTATTACCAGAGTTAAAAATATTAGTAAAGCAGATTTTATTAAATACTATTACAAACCACAACGCCCTGTATTAATTGAAAACCTGACTGCCGATTGGCCTGCTTTTGAGAAATGGAGTTTAGACTACATCCAAGATCGCGCAGGAGACCAAGTAGTCCCTTTATACAACAACAAACCCGCTAAAGGCAAACAAAGCGTTTATGCACCAGTAAAGGAAATTAAACTAAAAGAATACATCGAAATATTAAAAACAGAACCTACCGATTTACGTATCTTCTTTTATAATATTTTAGACAGTATGCCCGAACTGCTTAAAGATTTTAAATACCCCGACATCGGATTAAAATTCTTTAAACGGTTGCCTGCTCTATTTTTTGGTGGTGGCAAATCAAAAGTTTTTATGCATTACGATATTGATTTACCAGACAGCATGCACTTTCATTTTCATGGCAATAAGAGTGTCACTCTTTTTTCACAAGAACAATCTAAATACCTGTATCAAGTACCCTTTTCCATTCATAATATTGATAAAATTGATATGGACAATCCCGATTTTACAAGCTATCCAGCATTACAATACGCCGAAGGTATTCAAGCCGATATGAAACACGGCGATGCCCTTTATATGCCAAGTGGTTATTGGCACTACATCAAATACCTCGATGGCGGCTTTTCAATGACATTAAGAGCCTTACCAAAACGTCCAAAAAAGTTTGCAACCATGCTTTATAACGTGTTTATAATGCGTCATTTCGATAATATGATGCGTCATTTTTACGGACAAAAATGGTTGGACTACAAAGAGAAACTCAGTATCAAAAAGGCCGAAAAAACCTTAAAAAAACAAGGGTAA
- a CDS encoding phytoene desaturase family protein: MKSHYDVVIIGSGLGGLVSANILAKEGYTVCVLEKNNQYGGNLQTFVRDKTIFDTGVHYIGGLSAGQNLYQYFNYLGIMDELKLKKLDEDAFDVVTFGNDSTEYKHAQGYERFMKQLVSQFPDEEKAMNTYCDKLKEFCGKFPLYRLKHGKPYYKNSDIFSLKAKDYIDSLTTNETLRAVLAGTNFLYAGDPDRTPFYVHALTVNSYIESAYRCINGGSQISKLLIRRLKENHGEAYNHQEVVKFGYEDKKITSVFTKKGDEIKGDIFISNIEPKLTLQLVGEDKFKKVYTKRIKNIESTIAGFSLYIVLKPNSFKYQNRNYYHFKNREKVWTSQDYTNNSWPNGYMVSMGVSKKTVEYSDSLTVLTYMRYEEVKPWENTVNTVVNKNKRGQTYEEFKAEKAEILIKELEKKFPNIRDCIEKIYTSTPLSYRDYIGSNKGSMYGYVKDANSPLKSFVSPRTKIQNLLFTGQSLNMHGILGVTIGAVLTCSEIVGMEPLLNKIHEANKIDDNPLI, translated from the coding sequence ATGAAATCACATTACGATGTTGTTATTATAGGAAGTGGATTAGGCGGATTGGTCTCGGCCAATATTTTAGCTAAAGAAGGCTATACTGTTTGCGTTTTAGAGAAAAACAACCAATACGGAGGCAATTTACAAACCTTTGTTAGAGACAAAACCATTTTCGATACTGGCGTACATTATATTGGTGGTTTAAGCGCTGGACAAAACTTATATCAGTATTTTAATTATCTCGGTATTATGGATGAATTAAAGCTGAAGAAGTTAGATGAAGATGCTTTTGATGTGGTCACTTTTGGCAACGATAGCACCGAATACAAACATGCTCAAGGCTATGAAAGATTCATGAAACAACTGGTCTCTCAGTTTCCTGATGAAGAAAAAGCCATGAATACCTATTGTGATAAACTGAAAGAGTTTTGCGGAAAATTTCCTTTATACCGATTAAAACACGGAAAACCTTATTATAAAAATTCTGATATTTTTAGCTTAAAAGCCAAAGACTATATCGACTCCTTAACAACCAATGAAACCTTACGTGCCGTACTAGCAGGCACAAACTTTTTATACGCTGGAGACCCAGACCGCACACCTTTTTATGTGCATGCCTTAACGGTAAACTCGTATATAGAAAGCGCTTACAGATGTATAAATGGGGGCAGCCAAATCTCTAAACTTTTAATTAGAAGGCTTAAAGAAAATCATGGCGAAGCTTACAACCACCAAGAAGTTGTAAAATTTGGTTATGAAGACAAAAAAATCACCTCGGTGTTTACCAAAAAAGGGGATGAAATTAAAGGAGATATATTCATTTCTAACATCGAACCTAAATTAACCCTTCAGCTGGTTGGAGAAGATAAATTTAAAAAAGTTTACACTAAAAGAATTAAAAACATTGAAAGTACTATTGCTGGTTTTAGCCTATATATCGTTTTAAAACCAAATTCTTTTAAATATCAAAATCGGAATTACTACCATTTTAAAAACCGAGAAAAGGTTTGGACCAGTCAGGATTACACGAACAATAGTTGGCCCAATGGGTATATGGTTTCGATGGGTGTAAGTAAAAAAACAGTCGAATACAGCGATAGCCTCACGGTTTTAACGTACATGCGTTACGAAGAAGTTAAACCTTGGGAAAACACCGTTAATACCGTAGTTAACAAAAACAAAAGAGGTCAAACCTACGAAGAATTTAAAGCAGAAAAAGCAGAAATCCTCATAAAGGAATTAGAGAAGAAGTTTCCAAATATTAGAGATTGTATAGAAAAGATCTACACCTCTACCCCACTATCTTATCGTGATTATATTGGTTCTAATAAGGGTTCGATGTATGGCTATGTAAAAGATGCCAACAGCCCACTAAAATCCTTTGTATCGCCACGAACTAAAATACAAAACCTTTTATTTACTGGTCAAAGTTTAAATATGCATGGCATATTAGGCGTTACCATTGGTGCTGTGCTAACATGCTCTGAAATTGTTGGTATGGAACCCTTATTAAATAAAATACATGAAGCAAATAAAATTGATGACAACCCCTTAATTTAA
- a CDS encoding MMPL family transporter: MHKLFYNIYAYIHARKAWGFGLLLLLFSTLIFTASKIEFEEDISKLIPTTEANSDLHKVLGQVNFTDKIIVHISKTPEASVDELTQYASQFIDSVTKNSEPYIKNIQGRFDNTDMQNTIDFVYNNLPLFLDENDYTLLAQKINEDSIKATTIQNYKTLISPSGFMAKDLILKDPLGLSLTALKKLQDLSFGGDFTLQNGFLVSEDQSHILLFITPVLDANETSKNTLFAENLYQTNSQLNETFKGQVQCEYFGGLLIAVANANQIKKDIKLTIGISLTVLLLIFIIFYRKLSVPIILFVPTIFGGLLAIGLLFLIREKISAISLGIGSVLLGVTLDYSLHILTHLRNKNDVKNLYTEITKPILMSSLTTALAFLCLLFINSQALQDLGIFAAISVLGSSVFALLFIPNVYRKTATKTHRNTLLDKIASYNLHQKKWAVITVILLCIASLFAYNTVKFNNDLTQLNYQPEHLKASEARLDTLINSSSKSLYIAAYGTSEENTLQVNEAVLNELEDLKNSKALINYSSLSTLVHSEKQQQKQMARWNAFWDEQTINITKNNFIESGNALGFKPSTFQAFYNLLEKDFKPLKSTDYKVLKSFSVDDYLTTENHFTTITTLVKVKNEAPILNRFKNQEHVVIIDRKQMNENLLGHLKSDFNKLIGYSLIVILIILLVSYRSFSLTLVTAFPICLTWLLTIGIMGFFYIEFNIFNIIISTFIFGLGIDYCIFITNGLLQECRTGVKALPTHKTSILLSVITTILGVGVLICAKHPALHSISLVCLIGILSAMLVAFTIQPILFKLFIGSPNKRPVSLKVLVHSILSFTYFGLGGFLLSLFSVAFIKIIPLPKNTKMNWFHKCISKFMKSVLDSYPFIIKSISNEPEEDFKKQGIIIANHSSFLDILAIGMLHPKIIFLVNDWVYNSPIFGKAVQLAGFYPVSNGINKGLEHLKEKVDQGYTLMAFPEGTRSTTHKIKRFHKGAFYLAQQFNLDIIPVLIHGNSEIIPKGESVIREGHLNIKILDRITPNNKAFGDNYSQHAKQIGAYFRKEFHRFRKEKEGPTYFHKMLLDDYRYKGQALYKKVRLDIKTHQNDYYQILNHVELKTSIAHITNDAGQLSLLLALHSTDRKIFSYIENSKNRGTIQNTYITKTRQITCTNSVEALGAFQAKVLILNSRQITHENMLKPFLNNLNQIILLNSSRQLETPNLISLGFQLSYQNENIKVLTKTAI; the protein is encoded by the coding sequence ATGCATAAGCTATTTTACAACATATACGCCTATATACACGCTAGAAAAGCGTGGGGTTTCGGGCTATTACTCCTTTTATTTTCAACTTTAATCTTCACCGCTTCAAAAATTGAATTTGAAGAAGACATAAGTAAACTCATTCCAACCACCGAAGCTAATTCCGATTTACACAAGGTTTTAGGCCAAGTAAATTTTACCGATAAAATTATCGTTCACATTAGCAAAACGCCTGAAGCTTCGGTAGATGAACTTACCCAATATGCCTCCCAATTTATAGATAGTGTTACAAAAAATTCGGAACCCTATATTAAAAACATTCAAGGCCGGTTTGACAATACCGACATGCAAAATACCATCGATTTTGTTTACAACAACCTGCCCTTGTTTTTAGACGAGAATGACTACACGCTTTTAGCACAAAAAATAAATGAAGACAGCATTAAGGCTACTACTATTCAAAACTATAAAACCTTAATTTCACCTTCAGGTTTTATGGCTAAGGATTTAATTTTGAAGGACCCCTTAGGTCTTTCCCTAACCGCCTTAAAAAAGTTACAGGATTTAAGCTTTGGCGGCGATTTCACCTTACAAAATGGCTTTTTAGTAAGTGAAGATCAATCACATATTCTATTATTTATCACTCCGGTTTTAGACGCCAACGAAACCTCAAAAAACACCTTGTTTGCCGAAAATTTATATCAAACCAATAGCCAATTAAATGAGACTTTTAAGGGCCAAGTACAGTGCGAGTATTTTGGAGGCCTTTTAATCGCGGTTGCCAATGCCAACCAAATAAAAAAAGACATCAAGTTAACCATAGGTATCTCCTTAACAGTATTGCTGCTTATTTTCATCATATTTTACAGAAAACTGAGTGTGCCTATCATTTTATTTGTGCCCACTATTTTTGGAGGTTTACTAGCCATTGGGTTGCTGTTTCTCATCCGTGAAAAAATTTCGGCTATTTCCTTAGGTATTGGCTCTGTACTTTTAGGCGTGACGTTAGATTATTCGTTGCATATACTAACACACCTTAGAAACAAAAACGATGTAAAAAACCTATATACAGAGATTACCAAACCCATTTTAATGAGCAGCTTAACCACGGCCTTAGCCTTTTTATGTCTGCTTTTTATCAACTCTCAAGCCCTACAAGATTTAGGCATTTTTGCTGCCATTAGTGTTTTGGGATCGTCGGTTTTTGCTTTATTATTTATTCCGAATGTCTATCGCAAAACTGCCACCAAGACGCATAGAAATACCTTGTTAGATAAAATTGCTTCCTATAACCTGCACCAAAAAAAGTGGGCCGTAATCACTGTAATTTTACTGTGTATAGCAAGCCTTTTTGCCTACAATACGGTGAAATTCAACAACGACCTTACCCAACTTAATTATCAGCCTGAGCATTTAAAAGCTTCAGAAGCCCGTTTAGACACCCTCATTAACAGCAGTTCTAAATCGCTGTATATTGCCGCTTATGGCACTTCCGAAGAAAACACTTTACAAGTTAATGAAGCCGTTTTAAACGAACTAGAGGATTTAAAAAACAGTAAGGCCCTCATCAACTATAGCTCGTTAAGCACCTTAGTCCATTCGGAAAAACAACAACAAAAACAAATGGCCCGCTGGAATGCCTTTTGGGATGAACAAACCATTAACATCACCAAAAATAATTTTATTGAAAGCGGAAACGCCTTAGGATTTAAACCTTCAACCTTTCAAGCCTTCTATAATCTATTAGAAAAAGATTTCAAACCCCTAAAAAGCACGGATTATAAAGTTTTAAAATCGTTTTCTGTAGATGATTATTTAACCACAGAAAACCATTTCACGACCATTACAACTTTGGTAAAAGTAAAAAATGAGGCTCCTATTTTAAACCGCTTTAAAAACCAAGAGCATGTAGTTATCATAGACAGAAAGCAAATGAATGAAAACCTTCTGGGCCATCTTAAAAGTGATTTTAATAAGCTTATTGGTTATTCCCTTATCGTGATTTTAATCATTTTATTGGTGTCATACAGAAGCTTTTCACTAACCTTAGTCACCGCCTTCCCTATTTGCCTAACCTGGTTATTAACCATTGGCATTATGGGCTTTTTTTATATTGAATTTAACATTTTCAATATCATCATTTCAACCTTTATTTTTGGTTTAGGCATAGACTACTGCATCTTTATAACCAATGGCTTGCTTCAAGAGTGTCGTACTGGCGTAAAGGCGTTGCCAACACATAAAACCTCTATTTTACTATCGGTAATTACGACTATTTTAGGTGTTGGTGTTTTAATATGCGCCAAACACCCTGCTCTACACTCCATATCATTGGTTTGTTTAATAGGCATTTTATCTGCCATGCTTGTAGCGTTTACCATTCAACCAATTTTATTTAAACTGTTTATTGGCAGCCCCAATAAACGACCTGTTTCTCTAAAGGTATTAGTACACTCCATTCTATCGTTTACCTACTTTGGTTTGGGAGGTTTTCTGCTCTCACTTTTTAGTGTGGCCTTCATAAAAATAATCCCTTTGCCAAAAAATACCAAGATGAACTGGTTTCATAAATGCATTTCAAAATTTATGAAATCTGTATTAGACTCCTACCCATTTATCATTAAAAGCATTAGTAATGAACCGGAAGAGGATTTTAAAAAGCAAGGCATTATCATCGCGAATCACAGTTCTTTTTTAGACATTTTGGCTATTGGTATGTTACACCCTAAAATTATATTTTTGGTAAACGATTGGGTTTATAACTCGCCCATTTTCGGGAAAGCTGTACAATTGGCTGGGTTTTACCCCGTATCGAATGGTATAAACAAGGGGCTCGAGCATTTAAAAGAAAAAGTAGATCAAGGTTACACCCTAATGGCTTTTCCTGAAGGAACACGCTCTACAACTCATAAAATTAAACGCTTTCATAAAGGCGCTTTTTACCTTGCCCAGCAATTCAATTTGGATATTATTCCGGTGCTTATTCACGGTAATTCGGAAATTATACCTAAAGGCGAATCGGTTATAAGAGAAGGCCATCTTAATATTAAAATATTAGATCGCATCACACCAAACAACAAGGCCTTTGGAGACAACTATTCGCAACACGCCAAACAAATAGGCGCCTATTTTAGAAAGGAATTCCATAGATTTAGAAAGGAAAAAGAAGGCCCAACCTACTTTCATAAAATGCTTTTAGACGATTATCGCTATAAAGGACAGGCGCTTTATAAAAAAGTGCGCTTAGATATAAAGACACACCAAAACGATTACTACCAGATTTTAAATCACGTTGAACTTAAAACCTCAATTGCACATATTACTAACGATGCCGGGCAATTAAGCCTCCTATTAGCATTACATTCGACAGACCGAAAGATCTTTTCTTATATTGAAAATTCAAAAAATAGGGGTACTATTCAAAACACTTATATCACCAAAACACGTCAAATAACCTGTACAAATAGCGTCGAAGCCTTAGGGGCATTTCAGGCAAAAGTTTTAATTTTAAATTCCAGGCAAATAACTCATGAAAATATGCTGAAACCTTTTCTTAATAATCTCAATCAGATTATTCTATTGAATAGCAGTAGGCAACTGGAGACACCCAATTTAATTAGTTTAGGATTTCAATTGAGCTATCAAAATGAAAACATTAAAGTTTTAACTAAAACAGCCATTTAA
- a CDS encoding DUF2062 domain-containing protein has protein sequence MKETVVQTKPNQLPCCVIIPTYNNQNTLQKVIDGVLKHSNHIIIVNDGATDNTAEIIKQYPNLNQIHFPENKGKGQALRAGFQEALRLGYEYAITIDSDGQHFPEDIPVFLETLKQSNNKNLLLIGSRNMNQEGVPKKSSFGNKFSNFWYKLETGIELQDTQSGFRLYPIGHLKNLRFYTSKFEFEIEIIVRAAWKGTAVKNIPINILYDEAERVSHFRPFKDFTRISILNTWFVILTFLYIKPRDFFRKLKKKGIKRYVIEDFISQNDSPKKKALSLTLGVFIGLTPLWGLHSVLVIFLSVVFKLNKAIAFTFSNISIPPFIPFIVFVSFVLGNFILGQEETFNINDMNRNLEVLKHLKTYIIGSFSLATIAAIIVGPLSYLLFSGLQKKKESVVNA, from the coding sequence ATGAAAGAGACTGTAGTACAAACGAAGCCAAACCAATTGCCTTGTTGCGTAATTATACCTACCTATAACAACCAAAACACGTTGCAAAAGGTTATTGACGGGGTTTTAAAACACTCCAACCATATCATTATTGTAAATGATGGCGCTACCGATAACACGGCTGAGATTATTAAACAGTACCCGAATTTAAATCAAATTCATTTTCCAGAAAACAAAGGCAAAGGTCAGGCGTTAAGAGCTGGGTTCCAAGAAGCCTTACGCTTAGGTTACGAGTACGCGATAACCATTGATTCGGACGGGCAACATTTCCCAGAGGACATTCCCGTTTTTTTAGAAACTTTAAAACAAAGTAACAACAAAAACCTGTTGTTAATTGGCTCCCGTAACATGAACCAAGAAGGTGTTCCCAAGAAAAGCAGTTTCGGAAATAAATTTTCAAATTTTTGGTATAAGTTAGAAACGGGAATTGAGTTACAAGACACCCAATCGGGCTTCCGCCTATATCCTATTGGTCATTTGAAAAATTTGAGATTCTACACCTCAAAATTTGAATTTGAAATTGAAATTATTGTAAGAGCTGCTTGGAAAGGCACCGCGGTAAAAAACATTCCTATTAACATTTTATATGATGAAGCAGAGCGCGTGTCACATTTTCGGCCTTTTAAAGATTTTACACGCATTAGCATCTTAAACACATGGTTTGTGATACTCACCTTTTTATATATCAAACCCAGGGATTTCTTCAGAAAACTAAAAAAAAAAGGAATTAAACGCTATGTGATTGAAGACTTTATTAGTCAGAACGACTCGCCTAAAAAAAAGGCCTTATCACTAACTTTAGGTGTGTTTATTGGTCTAACACCTTTGTGGGGTTTACATTCGGTTTTGGTGATTTTTTTATCGGTAGTTTTCAAACTGAATAAGGCCATTGCTTTTACCTTTTCTAATATAAGTATACCACCTTTCATCCCTTTTATTGTGTTTGTGAGTTTTGTATTAGGAAATTTTATTTTAGGCCAAGAAGAAACCTTTAATATTAATGACATGAACCGAAATCTTGAAGTCCTAAAACACCTCAAAACATACATTATAGGGAGTTTCAGTTTAGCTACCATAGCAGCTATTATTGTTGGACCGTTAAGTTATTTGCTTTTTTCTGGGCTTCAAAAGAAAAAAGAATCGGTAGTTAATGCATAA
- a CDS encoding acyl carrier protein, whose protein sequence is MEKEVIIEKINDFLIDEFEVESEDITPSANLKETLELDSLDFVDLVVAIESNFGVKLVGDDFINVTTLQDFYNLIENKLK, encoded by the coding sequence ATGGAAAAAGAAGTTATTATTGAAAAAATAAACGACTTTCTTATTGATGAGTTTGAAGTAGAATCGGAGGACATCACGCCTTCAGCAAATTTAAAAGAAACCCTAGAACTAGATAGTTTAGATTTTGTTGATTTAGTAGTAGCCATTGAATCTAATTTTGGTGTAAAACTAGTAGGTGATGATTTTATAAATGTAACAACACTGCAAGATTTCTACAATCTTATTGAAAATAAACTAAAGTAA
- a CDS encoding beta-ketoacyl-[acyl-carrier-protein] synthase family protein, with protein MRRVVITGMGIYSCIGKNLQEVKQSLYNGTSGIIFDEKRKPFGFRSCLTGMVDVPNLKKQLSRRQRISLGEEGAYAYVATTEALENAKITQDYLNTHEVGILYGNDSTAKSVVESTDIIREKKDTTLVGSGAIFKGMNSSVTMNLATIFKLTGINFTVSAACASGSHAIGMAYQLIKSGLQDCIICGGAQEINELAMGSFDGLGVFSVQTDTPAKASRPFDKNRDGLVPSGGGATLIVESYESAVKRGAPILAEIVGYGFSSNGDHISSPNVEGPSRAMKKAIKQANIATNQIDYVNAHATSTLIGDSNEAKALFEVFGEHGPLVSSTKSMTGHECWMAGASEVIYSMLMMQNSFIAPNINLENPDEDASKLNLVSKTIDKKIDVFLSNSFGFGGTNSALIIKKL; from the coding sequence ATGAGAAGAGTTGTAATTACAGGCATGGGCATTTATTCATGCATTGGCAAAAACTTACAAGAAGTTAAACAGTCCTTGTATAACGGAACTTCGGGAATTATTTTTGATGAAAAAAGAAAACCATTCGGATTTCGATCTTGCTTAACTGGCATGGTAGATGTTCCGAATTTAAAAAAACAACTTAGCCGAAGACAACGCATCAGTTTAGGTGAAGAGGGTGCCTATGCCTATGTGGCAACCACAGAAGCTCTAGAAAATGCAAAAATTACGCAAGACTATTTAAACACCCATGAAGTTGGTATTCTATACGGTAATGATAGCACGGCAAAATCTGTTGTAGAATCTACAGATATTATTAGAGAAAAAAAAGACACAACTTTGGTTGGTTCTGGAGCCATTTTTAAAGGCATGAACTCCTCTGTTACCATGAATTTGGCAACCATCTTTAAATTAACAGGCATTAATTTTACGGTAAGTGCTGCTTGCGCCAGTGGTTCGCATGCCATTGGTATGGCCTATCAGCTTATAAAAAGCGGACTTCAGGACTGTATTATTTGTGGTGGGGCTCAAGAAATAAACGAACTCGCCATGGGAAGTTTTGATGGTTTAGGTGTTTTTTCTGTACAAACAGACACGCCAGCAAAAGCCTCGAGACCTTTCGACAAAAACCGTGATGGCTTAGTGCCAAGTGGTGGTGGTGCCACTTTAATTGTAGAGAGTTACGAATCGGCAGTAAAACGTGGAGCGCCTATTTTGGCAGAAATTGTTGGTTATGGTTTTTCATCAAACGGCGACCACATTTCAAGTCCAAATGTAGAAGGCCCATCACGCGCCATGAAAAAAGCCATTAAACAGGCTAATATCGCTACAAACCAAATTGACTATGTTAATGCCCACGCCACATCTACCCTTATTGGCGATAGCAATGAAGCCAAAGCCTTATTTGAAGTTTTTGGAGAACATGGCCCCCTTGTAAGTTCTACAAAATCGATGACCGGACATGAATGTTGGATGGCAGGAGCCAGTGAAGTAATTTACTCGATGCTTATGATGCAAAATTCTTTTATTGCCCCTAATATTAATTTGGAAAATCCCGATGAAGATGCGAGCAAATTAAATTTAGTAAGCAAAACAATAGATAAAAAAATTGATGTATTTTTGTCCAATTCTTTTGGATTTGGGGGGACAAATTCAGCATTAATCATAAAAAAATTATAA